A genome region from Ottowia testudinis includes the following:
- a CDS encoding putative Ig domain-containing protein — MWRDLARHGLLLVAALLFPFSLAVAQVTLERVTLFAEQGGVSVMHTPAGTAANALDFSALRIQASVRHVAAPDGGQTWTWRLLNASGQPLKGLRLSAFLDADIRAADNTFFNESARSLGNAADATLIEPDRWEVAEPGYWSGTLLSRAATGTLSNQVDASLGAQDDAALALSLSVPEWPADRDLTVIVTTAAQGAAGLRQIDAASGEELVFNFVARMGAAGSSGPGGAGGPGGPGGPGGAGGAVQPVPGLGHAGVLLLMLAVAGLVWRARRGSVLLGALLITLAGWLVPAHDVQAMFNNGGFERGDFSGWQEGWGLNYGLQGAAPHTGGSVRVSQGGQRLLETVGRKFDPRAPHLILPRMGEYTAKVNDEHGSNHINFLTQRATVTQADRDPIDGKLHVRFAYAAVLEDPGHGAEGQPFFHVQLKDVNTGAVLYDDFAYAGQPGRVTYTTIAGGAVWKSTPFIDVDMEVPEDSLGHTLEVRVLAADCAHGGHGGYVYVDAFGSLRIPPQTTCLTDLAARAKPGKVQLVWKDTGAERYAVYRSRQIDGPYQLLGNTTSRFSTWLDSTVQTGVTYFYNVRPLDASGKELCTSGAVVAVPPPDWAPGQALQRPPRFTSTPVLNGDLRQPYSYAAQATDPDGDTLTYSLASAPAGMRVDAASGRIEWQPAAVGEYPVTVLVRDPSQLAASQTFMVRVGDSNRPPVINNALPANVPVWRAFSHQVSATDPDGDALIYSLGSQAAGMTINASGGIHWGNPQPGRYPYTLVVADSKGARATRQGVLNVDGPPRFVTQPVISATVAQAYTYPAKAEDPSGDAVTYRLAQGPAGMSVDAGSGLVRWTPAAPGTHTVELVAEDATSNTATQRYTLTVRAVDNRAPVFTATPVTLAPHGRPYAYTASASDADGDTLTWSLVQAPQGMTIDPQSGRLDWTFAQTVQGAFPVQIRVDDRRGGTATQSYTVRVPNFGNQPPRITSTPPAQATAGKAYAYELSATDPDGDPVGFELGRVPTGATLSGKRLEWTPTASQVGEHEFNVTASDGMGHTVLQTWRITVKPAAINQPPAISSNPSTSAVAGQRWVYTVVAADPENDPLTFTLTRAPTGMTITTAGLVDWTPTATQVGDHAVQITVTDSGGLSATQDFTLKVTAPVANRPPVITSQPATRTPAGQPWQYQIAASDPDGDPITFALGQAPAGLSLSATGLAQWAPTVAHVGQHPVNITVSDGRATVLHSFTLEVTAVASNAPPRINSNPPLAATAGQPWRYSVIVSDPDGDPLTYTLTQAPAGMTVSATGVVEWTPAAAAVGTAQVVLRISDGKGHAEQSWQINVAPALQPPPPGPLSASISFSPRYIAAGASTTIGVVPAGGQPPYTVQSFTVDGVPRTLNASLQASVTASALGRHAVRAVLRDSQGATVTVDDWFAVIDPSDNDDPIAHIATPGDSSNIVVVDVTEPVDITGTATDSRFGDYQLLISPAGQEQWTRLAQGTSPVAAGGVLGRLNPQTIANGLYDIGLIVRDLAGKQASARITVAITGQQKTAPLRLTFEDMAFNVEGLPLAVTRTYDSLRRFEPLDFGHGWSVQYQDVNIQTNGVVGRQWTAVQTGGGFNRKICIRPSGSRVVAVRLPGGALEQFEARAEPECVSIIQWTSNPSANIVYRPRAGNRSGATLEALGGWLHLRIVGSDLTDYGSGEPYNPKQWKYTSRDGTEFTLDGSKGITSSIQHIKDRLGNTLQFTRDGIAHSGGWALQFTRDGQGRITQISGPGGVQRRYSYDSQGNLTAAAEPDGTQAHYRYANAALPHALTDWTDPAGRLQLKAEYDQDGRIVKQTDALGHAVTVSHDLGARKQSVKDRLGHTTTYEYDARGNVLQVTGPAGGITRYTYDAADNETSVTDPLGRKTTRTHDAFGNVTSETDPLGRTTATTYDASGNVTQLSQPGGMVHGYGYDPQGQLTRMTAPDGQASSIGHTPRGSLQSLTDPLGRASRWSYATTGGTSLLQTATAPDGAVTTYGYDAAGRTTSDSLTVRLSPSAAASPARQSMAYDANGRQTAHTDPLGHTRRSQYNAAGELIQETSPLGHTTRHSYNSRGERTRSDHPHGLADTWAYDAEGRETRHCTGAANLCTATAYDSRGNPTQVTDPAGGTTARQYDAGGQLTQETDPLGRTTRHSHDAGGRTTQTTNPLGHASRWAYTDAGQISQLTAPDGQVTRYQYDAAGRRTQTTLPGGASTRTTYDAAGQRTSDTNALGHTTRYGYDAAGRLKDVSLPSGAQTRYAWNEAGQLLAQTDARGNATHYGYDAAGRRTSRTLANGSKEQLTHDADGNLIAHTQFDGSKISYSFNAGGQSTGHQRPEGTLTIGHDASGRASRYSDSQRGPINHTLDPLGRQTQETSPFGQSTARWDAASQRTGASARFDSQPSQAIQASWDAGGRLQTLTAPEGSATQFTHDPAGRLTQIQRANGSKSSYSYNAAGHLTEIHHQGPSGQTLAKFSYTTDAQGRRTNASEEVAGQSRQLSWQYDADGKLVQESVTSAGATSASSYQYDSAGNRIQKSQTTGSAAPVVTLYSYNSLDQLTAESTSGGTTSYRYDGRGNLIEKKTPSQTFQYTWSSDNRLTEVSSGTTNIKYGYDALGRRISRTKEQGGQKQETQYILDTARPYSEIMLERTRHNNGPWQESVHVHTPDGVGLQLSQASNGQTQQLYSDAQGSTRLVTNDQGQTIEMLAFDAFGNELNANGSSGIRHRYTGEAFDQTTGLYHLRARDYDPSTGRFISMDEHPGSQRIPLTLNKYLYGNADPVNHIDPSGYMFMSMTVTMPNINMTHVANAFYATAVIVGGGVAIDYINRKFSIWDAVVAMQVRALGDYYKKKMPDEEHHTIPIYLCGGVNQKLSTIDWRSHKLLHWGLGGIWLKITIAEEMADKILPLGRRRKDEVMRFADTVPGRTIIANSIEEFYRLSEYWDKGQPTIGEVFPDEKITYMNGTNTSLPVCKRPK; from the coding sequence ATGTGGCGTGACTTGGCGCGCCATGGTTTGCTGCTGGTCGCGGCACTGCTGTTTCCTTTCAGTCTGGCGGTGGCCCAGGTCACTCTGGAACGAGTGACTTTGTTCGCCGAGCAAGGCGGTGTGTCGGTCATGCACACCCCCGCGGGCACGGCGGCCAACGCCCTGGATTTCAGCGCGCTGCGCATCCAGGCCAGCGTGCGGCATGTGGCGGCACCCGATGGCGGTCAGACCTGGACCTGGCGCCTGCTCAATGCCAGCGGGCAGCCTCTTAAAGGTTTGCGGTTGTCTGCCTTTTTGGACGCCGACATTCGTGCCGCGGACAACACATTTTTCAACGAATCCGCACGCTCACTGGGCAATGCCGCCGACGCGACGCTCATCGAGCCGGACCGGTGGGAAGTGGCGGAGCCAGGCTATTGGTCCGGCACGCTGCTTTCCCGCGCTGCCACGGGCACCTTAAGCAACCAGGTCGACGCTTCGCTGGGCGCTCAGGACGATGCGGCGCTCGCGTTGTCGCTGTCCGTGCCGGAGTGGCCGGCCGACCGGGATCTCACGGTCATCGTGACCACCGCCGCCCAGGGCGCGGCGGGCCTGCGCCAGATCGATGCGGCTTCGGGTGAAGAGCTGGTTTTCAATTTCGTGGCCCGCATGGGCGCGGCGGGGTCCAGCGGACCGGGTGGCGCTGGCGGACCGGGCGGCCCCGGCGGGCCAGGGGGGGCCGGCGGCGCGGTCCAACCGGTGCCTGGCCTGGGCCACGCGGGCGTGCTGCTGCTGATGCTGGCGGTCGCGGGCCTGGTGTGGCGCGCGCGGCGCGGCTCGGTCTTGCTGGGCGCGCTCTTGATCACGCTGGCGGGATGGCTGGTTCCCGCGCACGACGTTCAGGCCATGTTCAACAACGGTGGCTTCGAGCGCGGCGACTTCAGTGGCTGGCAAGAAGGCTGGGGGCTGAATTACGGCCTGCAAGGCGCCGCGCCGCACACCGGCGGTAGTGTCCGCGTCAGTCAGGGCGGACAACGCCTTCTCGAAACCGTGGGTAGAAAGTTCGATCCGCGCGCACCGCACCTCATATTGCCGCGCATGGGCGAGTACACGGCCAAGGTAAATGATGAGCATGGTAGCAATCACATCAACTTTCTCACCCAACGCGCCACAGTCACTCAGGCTGATAGAGACCCCATCGATGGCAAGCTGCACGTGCGCTTCGCCTATGCCGCCGTGCTGGAGGATCCAGGCCATGGTGCCGAGGGGCAGCCTTTCTTTCATGTGCAACTCAAGGACGTGAACACTGGGGCAGTCCTGTATGACGATTTTGCGTACGCCGGCCAGCCAGGACGTGTGACCTACACCACGATAGCGGGGGGCGCGGTCTGGAAGTCCACGCCCTTCATCGACGTGGATATGGAGGTGCCTGAAGATAGTTTGGGCCACACGCTGGAAGTGCGGGTGCTGGCCGCCGATTGCGCGCATGGTGGACACGGCGGCTACGTCTACGTCGATGCCTTCGGCTCGCTGCGCATTCCGCCGCAAACCACGTGCCTGACCGATCTGGCGGCCCGCGCCAAACCGGGCAAGGTCCAGCTCGTCTGGAAAGACACCGGGGCCGAGCGTTACGCGGTCTACCGGTCGCGCCAGATTGACGGCCCTTACCAGCTGCTGGGCAACACCACCTCGCGCTTCAGCACCTGGCTCGACAGCACGGTACAGACGGGCGTCACTTACTTCTACAACGTCAGGCCGCTTGATGCCTCTGGCAAGGAGCTTTGCACGTCGGGCGCCGTGGTGGCGGTGCCACCGCCAGACTGGGCTCCTGGGCAAGCATTGCAACGGCCGCCGCGCTTTACCAGCACGCCCGTGCTCAACGGCGACTTGCGCCAGCCCTACAGCTACGCGGCGCAAGCCACCGATCCCGATGGCGACACGCTGACCTATTCCCTGGCCAGCGCACCCGCCGGCATGCGCGTGGACGCCGCCAGCGGCCGAATCGAGTGGCAACCGGCCGCCGTGGGCGAATATCCCGTCACCGTGCTGGTGCGCGACCCCAGCCAGCTCGCCGCCAGCCAGACCTTCATGGTGCGCGTGGGCGACAGCAACCGGCCACCCGTCATCAACAACGCGCTGCCCGCCAACGTTCCGGTGTGGCGCGCGTTCAGCCACCAGGTCAGCGCCACCGATCCGGATGGCGATGCACTGATCTACAGCCTGGGCAGCCAGGCGGCCGGCATGACCATCAACGCCAGCGGAGGCATCCACTGGGGCAACCCGCAGCCCGGCCGATACCCCTACACCCTGGTCGTGGCCGACAGCAAAGGCGCGCGCGCCACGCGGCAGGGCGTGCTGAACGTGGACGGCCCACCACGGTTCGTCACGCAGCCGGTCATCAGCGCCACCGTGGCGCAGGCCTACACCTACCCCGCCAAGGCCGAAGACCCCAGTGGCGACGCCGTCACCTATCGGCTGGCCCAAGGGCCGGCCGGCATGAGCGTGGACGCCGGCAGTGGCCTGGTGCGCTGGACGCCGGCCGCGCCCGGGACGCACACCGTCGAACTGGTGGCCGAAGACGCCACCAGCAACACCGCCACCCAGCGCTACACCCTCACCGTGCGCGCGGTCGACAACCGCGCCCCCGTTTTCACCGCCACGCCCGTCACCTTGGCGCCGCACGGCCGGCCCTACGCCTACACCGCCAGCGCCAGCGATGCCGACGGCGATACCCTCACCTGGAGCCTGGTGCAGGCGCCCCAGGGCATGACCATCGACCCCCAGAGCGGCCGGCTCGACTGGACGTTTGCCCAAACCGTGCAGGGCGCCTTCCCCGTGCAAATTCGGGTGGACGACCGCCGTGGCGGCACCGCCACGCAAAGCTACACCGTGCGCGTGCCCAACTTCGGCAATCAGCCGCCGCGCATCACCAGCACGCCGCCAGCGCAAGCCACGGCGGGTAAAGCCTACGCCTACGAGCTGTCCGCCACCGACCCCGATGGCGATCCCGTCGGTTTTGAGCTGGGCCGTGTGCCCACGGGCGCCACCCTCAGCGGCAAACGCCTTGAGTGGACGCCCACCGCGTCCCAGGTGGGCGAGCACGAGTTCAACGTCACCGCCAGCGACGGCATGGGCCACACCGTGCTGCAAACCTGGCGCATCACGGTCAAGCCAGCGGCCATCAACCAACCGCCCGCCATCAGCAGCAACCCGTCCACCAGCGCGGTGGCAGGCCAGCGCTGGGTGTACACCGTCGTTGCCGCCGACCCCGAGAACGACCCCCTCACCTTCACGCTGACCCGCGCCCCCACCGGCATGACCATCACCACGGCAGGCCTGGTGGACTGGACCCCCACCGCCACGCAGGTGGGTGACCACGCCGTCCAGATCACCGTGACCGACAGCGGCGGCTTGAGCGCCACGCAAGACTTCACGCTCAAGGTCACGGCCCCGGTGGCCAACCGGCCGCCCGTCATCACCAGCCAGCCGGCCACCCGCACCCCCGCCGGCCAGCCCTGGCAATACCAGATCGCCGCCAGCGACCCCGACGGCGACCCCATTACCTTCGCACTCGGGCAGGCGCCTGCTGGCCTGAGCCTCAGCGCCACTGGCCTGGCGCAATGGGCGCCCACCGTGGCCCACGTCGGCCAGCATCCGGTCAACATCACCGTGTCCGATGGCCGCGCCACCGTACTGCACAGCTTCACGCTTGAAGTCACGGCCGTGGCCAGCAACGCGCCGCCACGCATCAACTCCAACCCGCCGCTGGCCGCCACGGCGGGCCAGCCGTGGCGCTACAGCGTCATCGTCAGCGACCCGGATGGCGACCCCCTGACCTACACGCTTACCCAGGCGCCCGCCGGCATGACCGTCTCGGCCACCGGCGTTGTCGAATGGACGCCTGCCGCCGCCGCAGTCGGCACGGCGCAAGTTGTGTTGCGCATTAGCGACGGAAAAGGCCACGCCGAGCAAAGTTGGCAGATCAATGTTGCGCCAGCGCTACAGCCGCCCCCGCCCGGCCCCTTGAGCGCCAGCATCAGCTTCAGTCCGCGCTACATCGCCGCCGGCGCCAGCACCACCATCGGCGTGGTGCCCGCGGGGGGCCAGCCGCCGTATACGGTGCAAAGCTTCACGGTCGATGGCGTACCCCGGACCCTGAACGCCAGCCTGCAAGCCAGCGTCACCGCCAGCGCGTTGGGCCGCCATGCCGTGCGCGCGGTGCTGCGCGACAGCCAGGGCGCCACCGTTACCGTGGACGATTGGTTTGCCGTCATCGACCCCAGCGACAACGACGACCCCATCGCCCACATCGCCACCCCAGGCGACTCCAGCAACATCGTGGTGGTGGATGTGACCGAACCCGTCGACATCACCGGCACCGCCACCGACAGCCGTTTTGGCGATTACCAGCTGCTGATCTCCCCGGCGGGCCAAGAGCAATGGACGCGCCTGGCGCAGGGCACCTCGCCCGTGGCCGCGGGTGGCGTGCTGGGCCGCCTGAACCCGCAAACCATCGCCAACGGCCTGTACGACATTGGCCTGATCGTGCGCGATCTGGCCGGCAAGCAAGCCAGCGCCCGCATCACCGTGGCCATCACTGGCCAGCAAAAGACCGCCCCCCTGCGCCTGACGTTTGAAGACATGGCCTTCAACGTCGAAGGCCTGCCCCTGGCCGTCACCCGCACCTACGACAGCCTGCGGCGCTTCGAGCCGCTGGACTTCGGCCACGGCTGGAGCGTGCAGTACCAGGACGTCAACATCCAAACCAACGGCGTCGTCGGCCGCCAGTGGACGGCGGTGCAAACCGGCGGCGGCTTCAACCGCAAGATATGCATCCGCCCCTCTGGCAGCCGCGTCGTTGCGGTGCGCCTGCCCGGTGGCGCGCTGGAGCAATTCGAAGCGCGCGCCGAACCCGAATGCGTCAGCATCATCCAGTGGACCAGCAACCCCAGCGCCAACATCGTCTACCGTCCGCGCGCTGGCAACCGCAGCGGCGCCACGCTCGAAGCGCTGGGCGGCTGGCTGCACCTGCGCATCGTCGGCAGCGACCTCACCGACTACGGCTCGGGCGAGCCCTACAACCCCAAGCAGTGGAAATACACCAGCCGCGACGGCACCGAATTCACCCTGGACGGCAGCAAGGGCATCACCAGCAGCATCCAGCACATCAAGGACCGGCTGGGCAACACCCTGCAATTCACCCGCGACGGCATTGCGCACTCCGGCGGCTGGGCCCTGCAATTCACCCGCGACGGCCAAGGCCGCATCACCCAGATCAGCGGCCCCGGTGGCGTGCAGCGCCGCTACAGCTACGACAGCCAGGGCAACCTCACCGCTGCCGCCGAACCCGACGGCACCCAGGCCCACTACCGCTACGCCAACGCCGCCTTGCCCCACGCCCTGACCGACTGGACCGACCCGGCTGGCCGCCTGCAGCTCAAAGCCGAATACGACCAGGACGGCCGCATCGTCAAACAAACCGACGCCCTGGGCCACGCCGTCACCGTCAGCCATGACCTGGGCGCCAGAAAGCAATCCGTCAAGGACCGGCTGGGCCACACCACCACCTACGAATACGACGCCCGCGGCAACGTCCTCCAGGTCACCGGCCCTGCAGGCGGCATCACCCGCTACACCTACGACGCCGCAGACAACGAAACCAGCGTCACCGACCCCCTGGGCCGCAAAACCACCCGCACCCACGACGCCTTTGGCAACGTCACCAGCGAAACCGACCCCCTGGGCCGCACCACCGCCACCACCTACGACGCCTCAGGCAACGTCACCCAACTCAGCCAGCCCGGCGGCATGGTCCACGGCTACGGCTACGACCCCCAAGGCCAGCTCACCCGCATGACCGCGCCCGACGGCCAGGCCAGCAGCATCGGCCACACCCCCAGGGGCAGCCTGCAAAGCCTCACCGACCCCCTGGGCCGCGCCAGCCGCTGGAGCTACGCCACCACCGGCGGCACCAGCCTGCTGCAAACCGCCACCGCCCCCGACGGCGCCGTCACCACCTACGGCTACGACGCCGCTGGCCGCACCACCAGCGACAGCCTCACCGTGCGCCTGAGCCCCAGCGCTGCCGCCAGCCCGGCGCGCCAGAGCATGGCCTACGACGCCAACGGCCGCCAGACCGCCCACACCGACCCCCTGGGCCACACCCGGCGCAGCCAATACAACGCCGCAGGCGAGCTCATCCAGGAAACCAGCCCCCTGGGCCACACCACCCGCCACAGCTACAACAGCCGCGGCGAGCGCACCCGCAGCGACCACCCCCACGGCCTGGCCGACACCTGGGCCTATGACGCCGAAGGCCGCGAAACGCGCCACTGCACCGGCGCCGCCAACCTGTGCACCGCCACCGCCTACGACAGCCGCGGCAACCCCACCCAAGTCACCGACCCCGCAGGCGGCACCACCGCCCGCCAATACGACGCTGGCGGCCAACTCACCCAGGAAACCGACCCTCTGGGCAGAACCACCCGCCACAGCCACGACGCTGGCGGGCGCACCACCCAAACCACCAACCCCCTGGGCCACGCCAGCCGCTGGGCCTACACCGACGCCGGCCAAATCAGCCAACTCACCGCCCCCGACGGCCAAGTCACCCGCTACCAATACGACGCCGCCGGCAGACGCACCCAAACCACCCTGCCCGGCGGCGCCAGCACCCGCACCACCTACGACGCGGCCGGCCAAAGAACCAGCGACACCAACGCCCTGGGCCACACCACCCGCTACGGCTACGACGCGGCAGGGCGCCTCAAAGACGTCAGCCTGCCCAGCGGCGCCCAAACCCGCTACGCCTGGAACGAAGCCGGCCAACTGCTGGCCCAGACCGACGCCCGAGGCAACGCCACCCACTACGGCTACGACGCCGCCGGCCGCCGCACCAGCCGCACCCTGGCCAATGGCAGCAAAGAGCAGCTGACCCATGATGCCGACGGTAACCTCATCGCCCACACCCAATTCGACGGCAGCAAGATCAGCTACAGCTTCAATGCTGGCGGCCAAAGCACCGGCCACCAACGGCCCGAAGGCACCCTCACCATCGGCCACGACGCGAGCGGCCGCGCCAGCCGCTACAGCGACAGCCAGCGCGGGCCCATCAACCACACCCTGGACCCCCTGGGCCGCCAGACCCAAGAAACCAGCCCCTTTGGCCAAAGCACCGCCCGCTGGGACGCCGCCAGCCAGCGCACCGGCGCATCCGCCCGCTTTGACAGCCAGCCCAGCCAAGCCATCCAGGCCAGCTGGGACGCTGGCGGGCGCCTGCAAACCCTCACCGCCCCCGAAGGCAGCGCCACCCAATTCACCCACGACCCTGCAGGCCGCCTGACCCAAATCCAAAGAGCCAACGGCTCAAAGAGCAGCTACAGCTACAACGCTGCCGGCCACCTCACTGAAATCCACCACCAAGGCCCCAGCGGCCAGACGCTTGCCAAATTCAGCTACACCACCGACGCCCAAGGCCGCAGAACGAATGCCAGCGAAGAAGTCGCCGGCCAAAGCAGACAGCTCAGCTGGCAATACGACGCCGACGGCAAACTGGTGCAAGAAAGCGTCACCAGCGCAGGCGCAACCAGCGCGAGCAGCTACCAATACGATAGTGCCGGCAACCGCATCCAGAAGAGCCAGACCACCGGCAGTGCAGCCCCCGTGGTCACCCTCTACAGCTACAACAGCCTTGACCAGCTCACGGCAGAAAGCACCAGCGGCGGCACCACCAGCTACCGCTACGACGGCCGTGGCAACCTGATCGAGAAGAAGACCCCCAGCCAAACCTTCCAATACACCTGGAGCAGCGACAACCGCCTGACCGAAGTCAGCAGTGGCACGACAAACATCAAGTACGGCTACGACGCCCTGGGCCGGAGAATCAGCCGCACCAAGGAACAGGGCGGGCAAAAGCAGGAAACCCAATACATCCTGGACACCGCCCGGCCCTACAGCGAAATCATGCTGGAGCGCACGCGGCACAACAACGGCCCCTGGCAAGAGAGCGTGCATGTGCACACACCCGATGGTGTGGGCCTGCAACTGAGCCAGGCCAGCAACGGCCAGACCCAGCAGCTCTACAGCGATGCCCAGGGCAGCACGCGGCTGGTGACCAACGACCAAGGTCAAACCATCGAGATGTTGGCGTTTGATGCGTTTGGCAATGAGTTGAACGCCAACGGCTCAAGCGGCATCAGGCACCGCTACACCGGAGAAGCCTTCGATCAGACGACTGGGCTGTACCACCTCAGGGCCCGGGACTATGACCCCAGCACAGGGCGCTTCATCTCCATGGATGAGCATCCCGGATCACAGCGCATTCCGCTGACGCTCAACAAGTACCTGTATGGGAATGCGGATCCTGTGAACCATATTGATCCGAGTGGGTATATGTTCATGAGCATGACAGTCACCATGCCAAATATAAATATGACCCATGTCGCAAACGCCTTTTACGCGACGGCAGTGATAGTCGGTGGCGGAGTTGCAATCGATTACATCAATAGGAAGTTCAGCATATGGGATGCGGTCGTTGCGATGCAGGTCAGGGCACTTGGTGACTATTACAAGAAAAAAATGCCTGATGAGGAGCATCACACTATCCCAATTTATTTATGCGGCGGTGTCAATCAAAAGTTGTCAACAATCGACTGGCGAAGCCATAAGCTACTGCATTGGGGCCTGGGTGGCATATGGTTAAAAATAACGATTGCCGAGGAGATGGCTGACAAGATATTGCCCTTGGGCCGGAGAAGGAAAGATGAAGTAATGAGGTTTGCAGACACTGTTCCGGGTAGAACGATTATCGCGAACTCTATTGAAGAGTTCTATAGATTGTCCGAGTACTGGGATAAAGGTCAGCCAACCATTGGGGAAGTGTTTCCTGACGAAAAGATAACTTATATGAATGGCACTAATACTTCATTGCCTGTTTGCAAAAGACCAAAATGA
- a CDS encoding MaoC family dehydratase, producing the protein MPDHPQHHIKYFWEDLPVGKTLDIGSITVNRDEVIAFASQYDPQPFHLDDAAAAKSMFGKLSASGWHTCAMAMGLMVRGFLHESSSLGSPGLEKLKWLKPVYPGDTLTLKQTITESRPMASRPDVGLTRTLWEMFNQHGEQVLMMDGYGMFRRRVPDPQ; encoded by the coding sequence ATGCCCGACCACCCGCAACACCACATCAAATACTTCTGGGAAGACCTGCCCGTGGGCAAAACGCTCGACATCGGCAGCATCACGGTCAACCGCGACGAGGTGATCGCCTTTGCCAGCCAGTACGACCCGCAGCCGTTTCACCTCGACGATGCGGCGGCGGCCAAGTCGATGTTCGGCAAGCTCAGCGCCAGCGGCTGGCACACCTGCGCGATGGCGATGGGGCTGATGGTGCGCGGCTTTCTGCACGAATCCAGCAGCCTGGGCTCGCCGGGGCTGGAAAAGCTGAAATGGCTCAAGCCGGTCTACCCAGGCGACACGCTGACGCTGAAACAGACCATCACCGAATCGCGCCCCATGGCCTCGCGCCCCGACGTCGGGCTGACGCGCACGCTGTGGGAAATGTTCAACCAGCACGGCGAGCAGGTGCTGATGATGGACGGCTACGGCATGTTCCGGCGGCGCGTGCCCGATCCCCAATAG
- a CDS encoding ABC-type transport auxiliary lipoprotein family protein, with the protein MKLIAARACPARAKAGFLSIFLLLGGCALPLPDKPVRPQPYDLGPALALAADAAPSGPALALGRVEAPAAIDGSHIVYRLMYTDAGQQPRPYAQARWTMAPPQLLSQRLREAFSATRPVVEPGAGLAPIELRTEIDEFAQIFSSPGASEGVVRLRVTVTAPASRTQRLLGQRTFTVRQPAPTADAAGGVAALRAASDEAVRQIVAWVNGLTVSN; encoded by the coding sequence ATGAAATTGATAGCTGCTCGCGCTTGTCCCGCCCGCGCAAAGGCCGGTTTTCTTTCAATATTCCTGCTGCTCGGCGGCTGTGCTTTGCCCTTGCCCGACAAGCCCGTGCGGCCGCAACCCTACGACCTCGGGCCGGCGCTGGCGCTGGCCGCCGACGCCGCGCCCAGCGGCCCGGCGCTGGCGCTCGGCCGCGTTGAGGCGCCGGCCGCCATCGACGGCAGCCACATCGTCTACCGGCTGATGTACACCGACGCCGGCCAGCAGCCGCGCCCCTACGCGCAGGCGCGCTGGACCATGGCGCCGCCGCAGCTGCTCAGCCAGCGCCTGCGCGAGGCGTTTTCCGCCACGCGCCCGGTGGTCGAGCCTGGCGCCGGCCTGGCGCCCATCGAGCTGCGCACCGAGATCGACGAATTCGCGCAGATCTTCAGCAGCCCCGGCGCCAGCGAAGGCGTGGTGCGCCTGCGCGTGACCGTCACCGCGCCCGCTTCGCGCACCCAGCGCCTGCTGGGCCAGCGCACCTTCACCGTGCGCCAGCCCGCGCCCACGGCCGATGCGGCCGGCGGTGTGGCCGCGCTGCGCGCCGCCAGCGACGAGGCGGTGCGGCAAATCGTGGCCTGGGTGAACGGGCTGACAGTGTCGAACTAG
- a CDS encoding MlaD family protein, with amino-acid sequence MENKAHALAAGAFVLVVTALLIGMAMWLLRDVANTVPYEMVTKEAVTGLQPQAAVRYKGVAVGKVTSIGFDPDDRGNVLVRIAVSPEAPVNSSTFATLTYQGVTGLSFVQLDDAGAANGPLPPGPNGAPRIPLKPNALGQLQDMAGELAEKVGQIADRVNHVLSDQNQAAFSSALREMGEAAKSTKQLAQTADKTIQTQLDPSRLNIPRLAEQASASLQSVQAAAQQTRQTLANVNTVASDVQRAVGQVAGKGGVIDQLSESAGTVTTNTLPRIQNLTDDASRTIRRLDRIANTLGENPQSFIYGTGTIPPGPGEPGFGQAAASGHAASEAPAPAAPPPVPAVTR; translated from the coding sequence ATGGAAAACAAGGCCCACGCCCTGGCCGCCGGCGCCTTCGTGCTGGTGGTCACCGCGCTGCTCATCGGCATGGCCATGTGGCTGCTGCGCGATGTCGCCAACACCGTGCCTTACGAGATGGTCACCAAGGAAGCCGTCACCGGGCTGCAGCCGCAAGCCGCCGTGCGCTACAAGGGCGTGGCCGTCGGCAAGGTGACCAGCATCGGCTTCGACCCGGACGACCGCGGCAATGTGCTGGTGCGCATCGCCGTCTCGCCCGAAGCGCCGGTCAACAGCTCGACCTTCGCCACGCTCACCTACCAGGGGGTCACCGGCCTGTCCTTCGTGCAGCTGGACGACGCGGGCGCCGCCAACGGCCCGCTGCCGCCCGGCCCCAATGGCGCGCCGCGCATCCCGCTCAAGCCCAACGCCCTGGGCCAGCTGCAGGACATGGCCGGTGAACTGGCCGAAAAAGTCGGCCAGATCGCCGACCGCGTCAACCACGTGCTGAGCGACCAAAACCAGGCCGCCTTCTCCAGCGCGCTGCGCGAAATGGGCGAGGCCGCCAAAAGCACCAAGCAGCTCGCGCAAACCGCCGACAAGACAATCCAGACCCAGCTCGACCCGTCGCGCCTCAACATCCCGCGCCTGGCCGAGCAGGCCAGCGCCTCGCTCCAGTCGGTGCAGGCGGCGGCCCAGCAAACCCGCCAGACGCTCGCCAACGTCAACACCGTGGCGAGCGACGTTCAGCGCGCCGTCGGCCAGGTGGCGGGCAAGGGCGGCGTGATCGACCAGCTGAGCGAAAGCGCCGGCACCGTCACCACCAACACGCTGCCGCGCATCCAGAACCTGACCGACGACGCCAGCCGCACCATCCGCCGGCTCGACCGCATCGCCAACACGCTGGGCGAGAACCCGCAATCCTTCATCTACGGCACCGGCACCATCCCGCCTGGCCCGGGCGAGCCCGGCTTTGGCCAGGCTGCCGCCAGCGGCCATGCGGCGTCCGAAGCCCCCGCGCCCGCCGCCCCGCCCCCCGTGCCGGCCGTCACCCGCTAG